Below is a genomic region from Miscanthus floridulus cultivar M001 chromosome 1, ASM1932011v1, whole genome shotgun sequence.
AGCCCTACCGCCATTTTATTTCGATGCAACAGTGCTCCAGCTTCACCTGTGGGCTGTGGCCTTTGGGTGGTGGCCAGTCAGAGGTACCATGGTCCATGGATGGCATCAGACCAAACACCCAACCTGCCCTTTCACTGTTTACCGCACAGCCGTTTACCACAGGTACAAAAGCCACAGTTACCACTTCCAGCTTCCTGCCAAAACATTTCGCTTTTTCCTGCTCCTTGTCTTCTCCATCCACGCACTAATAAAACAGCTTCACACTCGATTCATGGTCGGTCATGGGGATTGCCAGATTCATAAGGAGCTCTGAACCGCCCATCAGTCCTGGAGAGCCCAAACTATACACGCCAACACTGCCTTGGATCCCTGCATTAACGCTGAGCTGAAGCATTTTGAACACACACCACCTCCGAAGAGTCCCATGTGCTGCACTGATCTCGCCATTTGCACCCCTCTCAAAATACTTTCTTTTCAGATTCTGAGGCAGCAGTTAGtagtgtgctgctgctgctgctgctgcccgggGAGAAGGTCGTGGTCCTAACTAGCTGTTGTGTTTTGGACAGAGCAACGGCATGGCACCGATCAAACCGGACCCGGTGAAGTGAGGGCGAAGGAAGCGTTGCCCCTGTCCTGTCCACCCCGGCGGCAGGGACGACACGACGAGCGCGGCTTTGGCAGTGGATTCGCGCGCTCACGTGGTGGTAGGGGGCTTGCCGGCTTGGCGggccttcttttcttttctcaatGAGGTGCCCAACCACTTAGCCAAAACCAGGGCCTACACTGCTCTGGAGGAACAGCGACAGTGCACGCAGAAATCGCAGGAGGGGCCATTGTTCAGATCAGATGAttcccttttctctctctctctctctctttattttCCTTACTTTTTCTTTGCAAAGAATTCTTTTTTCGGTTGCCTTTTGTCATCTGctttcaccctgttcgcttgttggtttcagccagcccaaaccagccaaccaacagtgtttttctctcacaacaaaccagcaccatccagcccaaaccagcccagaaaccaaccagcgaacaagccgTTTATGTGTGTGTTGCGTGCGTCTTTAAAAAACAACGATtgaacaaagttttttttttctttcagaaGATCATTAGCCATTACTGCAATTGAATGAATGCGTGGTGAGAGTGAGAAGAGAAGGGTGTTTATTTTGCAATTTGTCGTGCTGAACATTGATTCCTGAACCTGATAGTCACTCTTGATCGCCTAACAATAGGATATGGACAGACCTATGTACGAACTAGTTGCATCATCTCAGTAAGCTAGTGCACTGGTACAGCAGTACTTGACGAGGTGATCAGGTTCGTTATCTTTGAACAATGCTCCACTCGCTTTCACTTAACACGGACGGAAGCATCTGCTAACTGCTGATCTGCAGCTGCTGTTGACGTTACGCAGAGGGCAAAGCATCTGCTTACCGAGCCGTTTCTTTCATGCACTCCCTTTGAAATTCTGGCCCAGCCGTCTGCTTTGAAGAGATATACAGATCAACTTATTTtgtgcaacaacaaaagacgataAAAAAAGTGAGAGAAAGCAGCAATGAGATGCTCTGGTAGGGTATCTATCAATTCATCTTGCAAACAGGCTTTCTCTTTGGGACCAATGCAGCTTAAGATCTGACTTCAAGGCCTTTAGTTATGGCCCACTTCCAGTGTTTACACAGAAGCAGAACTTAAAGATCTTGGTTCCATAACAAAGATTCTGGCGCTAAATTTGACAGAGTGCACTTGATACTTCAGTGCCTACTACAATATTAGAGAAGGGAAATCAAAGGCTCTAGCAATGTAACTCAACTCGCTACAGACTCCTACTACATTGCAGCAGCAAATGAAAACATGGCAAACTGGAAACAACCAACCACAAACTTGAATATGTACAGCACAGGAGGCCAAACTTACTGCATCCTAAATTACGACCTAAGCTTGAGAGATCGAAGCATGGATTTTGCAAGGAATGGTAACGTTTTCAATTTCGGTGACTCAGATGCTGATGAGATCTGGAGGTGGCGATGATGGAGAGCTTGTTTGCTGCTGCTGATCTCTCGCTTCGACGGTTGGTGCTTCATTGGTCCCAActggtgctggatgtagaggacTGGATGCAGAACCGTCACCGGAATTTGGAACCTCCTCTCCTTGCTTGGTAGATGGCTTTGGAAGCTCACTTAGGATCTGCACAACCTCCCTCATCGTCGGGCGCTGCACACTTTGCTCCTCAGTGCAGAGCAATGCAACATAGAAGACATGCATCACCTCGTGCAGCGGCACAGTTGAGAGCCTTGGGTCCAGGATCTTCATCACTTGTTCTTTGCTTGAGTCTGTCATCATCTTTGCCCATTGGACAATGTCAACACCATCGCCAAACTCACCTACAGGCTTCCTTCCAGTGACAAGCTCAAGAAGCACGACACCAAAGCTATAGACATCACTCTTCTCATCGACCTTCAGTGTGTATGCATATTCTGGATAGCCACGGATGACAACGAAGAGCAAGGTCAATcaattggaaaataaaatttagtaGTCAGCCATTTTGTAAACCAAAAGCAATGACGTAGATGTAAAGAGAAATACAACAGAAGATACACATAAAAAACCATTGAACATTACGATCCTGAACGTGTAAACAGACATCATAAAGTTTCAACAGAAGATACAACAATGAAGTAACTGATCTTCAGTAAATGTTAAAGACTAAGAGAACTAGTAGAGAGAATATTATAACAGAAACCACGTAGATAAGCACCAATACTCATCAAACAGTATAACAATGAAGTTTTATAGCTTTAGAGACATAATTTTATAGCTTGAACAATGTAATAACTATAAGCATTCTAAACTTATGATGTGTCTCGATATACTCAGATGAGTACTCTATTCATATTGAACTGGATCAGGAAGGGTTGATTTTTACCTGGCGCTATGTAGCCATATGAGCCTGCGATGGCGGACATGCATTCAGATGCCCCAGAATCCTGCAAGAATTTTGCTAGCCCAAAGTCGGCCACATGAGCTTCAAAGTTGGAGTCAAGAAGTATGTTATTTGACTTGACATCCCGGTGAAGTATCAAAGGTGAACAATCATGGTGCAAGTAGCAAAGCCCCTTGGCTGCCTCAATAGCAATGCTGTATCGGGTATCCCAGTGCAGGTGCCCCCCTTTCTTGCCGTGGAGCATCTCCCCAAGGCTGCCATTGGGCATATACTCATAAACCAGCAGATTAGTCTCATTGTTTGAGCAGAAGCCTAGAAGGCGCACAATATGACGGTGTCGAATTCTACCAAGTGTTTGTATCTCTGCTGAGAATCCATGATCATGTGATGAGCCACGGCCCATTGCTGGGAGTCTCTTCACAGCTACAAGTTCACCATTCGGCATTGCCCCCTTATACACAATCCCAGCACCACCTTTGCCAATAATGTTCTCCTCTTTCAAGCAATCCAGCACATCATCACTGGTGAAGTCCAGGCGCTGGAATGCAGTGAGTTTCCATACTCGCGCTTCACTAGCTTTCTTCAATGACCGAGCCTTCAGAATTGCCGCAGCAGCAAATGCAATGGAGCAAATCAACAAGCCAAGGACAATGAGCAGCTTGACCGTATTGCTCAGCCCACCATGGCCATGGGCAGTGTGGTCGGCGCCAGCGATGCCTGCGCTGCATGGACCGAGGTATGGTCCACACAGGGCTGGGTTGCCAACGAAAGATGTGGCATTGAAGTAGCTGAACTGGCCAGTCCCTGGCACAAGCCCAGACAAGTTGTTATACGAGAAGTCGACCGCCGTCAAGCTCTGCATCGTTGCAATGGATGGAGGTATCTCTCCATCAAGGTGGTTCCTGGACAGGTTGAGGTAGTTCAGTATTCGCATTCCAGAGATGGCCGGAGGTATCTTCCCAGAGATGTTGTTTTGGCTCATGTCCAAGTAAGTGAGAAGCCGGCATTTCCCAATCTCCGGTGGCACACCTCCCTCAAACTTGTTGCTGCTAAGGTCAGCCTTGGAGAGCTGCTGCAGCCGCCCAATCTCTGGAGGTATGGCACCAGAGAACGCGTTCTGATCAAGCAGCAGCTTCTGAACACCAGAGAAGTTCCCAAGAGATGCAGGCAATGCTCCCGTAAGCTGGTTGTTGGACAGGCTGATCTCGCCAAGGTTAGGAGCCGCAGCACCGATCACAGCCGGGAAATTACCAGTGAGGAGGTTATCTTGCAACTCAACTTGAGTCAGCTTCGGCAATTCGAATAGCCCTTTCGGAATTGAGCCATTCAAGTAGTTCTCCCCGAGACGGACACGGCTCAAGGACTTGCACTGGCCGAGTGAGTCTGGGATGGCACCGAACAAGAAGTTGCCGAGCgcgatgagcgtctgcaggttgCCCCCGGCGCAGAGCTCCGGCGGCAGCGTGCCGGTGATCTTGTTCGACGAGAGGTCGAGCAGCTGGAGGCGGCCGTTGCGGCCGAGGCTGCGTGGCACACCGCCGGTGAAGTTGTTCTCCCACAGCTGCAGCACCTCGAGGCTGGGCAGGTCGCCGACGAAGTCGGGGATGTCGCCGCGCAGCTTGTTCCGGAACAGGTTGAGCAGCGTCAGGTTCTTGAGCTCGGAGAAACTCGCCGGTATCTCACCGGTGAGCGCATTGTTCGACAGGTCCAAAGAACTGAGGCTCTTGAGGTAGCCCAGCTCCGAGGGTATGCTGCCGGTGAGGCCGTTCACCTGCAAGAAGAGCGTATCCAGATTCTGCAGCCTCCCAAGCTCCGGCGGGATTTCGCCGGAGAGCCCACAGTTGGCGGCGTCGATGCGGACGAGCTCGGTCAGGTTCCCCAGCTCCGGCGGAAAACCACCGGTGTAACTGTTGTAGTAGCCAATGTAGAGCTCCCTGAGGCTGGTGAGGTTCCCCAGCTCGGGCGGTATCTTGCCGGAGAGCTCATTCCCGGAGACCGCAAGGTACTGCAGCCTGGGCCACCGGCCGTACTCCGGCGGTATCTCCCCGGAGAAGAAGTTGCCGCCGAGGTGCAGGTGGCGGAGCATGGTCATGTGCGTGACCTCGAGCGGCAGCGTGGCGCTGGTGAGGTTGTTGTTGTAGAGGTCGAGCACCCGGAGCGCGCGGAGCCGCGCGAGCGCAGGCGGGAAGGAGCCGTTGAAGGCGTTGTTGGAGAGGTTGAGGTGGACGAGGAGCTGCAGGCGCGCGAGCGACGGCGGGATGGGCCCGTAGAAGCCGTTGGCGGCGACGGAGAGGCGCTGCAGGCCGCGGAGCCGTGACAGCGCCGGCGGGAGCGCGCCGGACAGGTTGAGCCCGGAGACGTCGAgcccgacgaccacgccgccggaGCCCCGGGGCGCGCAGGTGACCCCCGCCCACGCGCAGTGGTCGGAGGAGGCGGCGTCCCAGGACGCGAGCGCGCCGGTGGGGTCGGAGAGCGCCGCCTTCGCGGCGAGCAGCGCGTCCGCGTCCGTGTCCGTGCCGCTGCccgccgcgccggccgcgcccgcGGCGACggccaggagcaggagcagcgggaGGAGGCGCATTGGGCTTCTCTTTTCtcgggcgcggcggcggtggggcgGAGGGGGGAGGAGAAGAGTGGGCGAGAGGCGGCTCGGCTCACACTCTCGGCGAGGAGAGTGCGGACAAGAGCGAGGCGACTGGCGAGGGGTGTGCTTGCTCTGGGTTTGAGTTTGAACGCTCACTAAACTATAGGATATCAATCAATCAAAAtggaattttattttttttggttCTTTTGGGGTGGTGTGTGGGTTTCCATCTGGGGGATTGGGCTGCTTTTATAACGTGATCTCGGGGTCTCTCGGTATCGAATGGATAGATGGACATGGGCAGTTTTGACTTTTGGCTAACGATTAATCCATTGCAGTACTCATGGAGTGCCAGTAGTACTAGTGTACTCCTAGTAAATTTTTTTCTCGACTATCCGTTTCTGCATTTAGAAAAAATACAGAAATGAGACGAGGGGTATTTCTTTAGTGCTGTAGGATCATTTTTAGTCAAAATAGACCTATATTCATCTTGTATTTATGAATTCGAGATAAGTTTTAGCATCTGTTATGGAAACTAGGTATTTATATAATATTTAAAAACATAAGATCATCCTGAGGAGCACCAAGAAACTCATGAGACACTTTTAACTTTTAACATAGAGTTGGTACACTATAAGCTATGTCATGACTCATGATATTAGCTTAGATCTTTCGGTTTTCATCTGTATTTGTTTCTTTCAGACTTTTAGTATTCTCAAATGTCCcattttcattttttgttcctaGCTATCTCGATCCCGTTCCTCCTAGGTAACGTCGAGTGTAGGTGCGGATAGTATAAATACTCATGCATAGCAAATTGCATATCGGTTAAAATTTCATATCCACGTCTATATCCACGTGTAAGATTTTGTACTTACGCTCGCTCCCGTCAGGTTACAATACACGTGGATACGCTCACCCACAATTTATATTCAGTCGGCTCGTTGgttagtttctgggctgataagtctgaccggtgctgatttattgtgagagaaaaacactgtatcatgccTGATAAgccctggttgaaaccaacaagtaAACGGGTTGATTATCACTAGAACATCAAGTAACGGCTAAAAAGCGATGCATTAGAATCCGTACCCGTATGCAAAATCTTTTACTCATATCCATATCCATGTGTAGAATTTTGTACCGACGTTCACACATCGGGTACAATACGTCCTTAGGCACCTGCGGCGATTCAAAAAATGCTAATATTATTTGGACTCTTTTTCATCATTGATGCCACCATATAAATGAATGACAAGGCCTTGGCGCATCAAGAAATGTAAGGTTAACTTGAAAATTATCCTTAGTATTATGCGTCCCGTCAACCCTTCGGCGTGGTTTCCGTTTTCGATGACCAAATACGGAAACCAAAAATAATCTAGTTAACAGACTTTTCTCGTCTGTTTTCGTGGTAGCCGGGATTTTTTGAAACACATACATATGAAACGGTCGCCGCAACGCTGGCTGAGACATGCTCTATTCGTTTggggctgataagccatggctaaaagtattattggttgatttgttgtgagagaaaaatactattcattgactaaaaaagtacggtttataagtCAAACGAACAGAGTGACAGTCAGACGGTGGTGAACGGGTGATACGAATAGGATTCCATACTAGTACGAGGCCCACCCGGTCATCACCCATCAACGCGCGTGCGTggaccgaattttttattttttagttattttttgaattttttttacaaaTATGTCTTTGAAGGTATGATTTTAAAATttggacccttagctcgacgccatcgttggtggcgccgggcttacacgtctcggcgtcatAGATTCTGACGTCTAGGTCGGGACCACGTTGGCGACGTGGACGTTGACATGACAGCTAGCTTGACACCGTGGATCTCGGCGCCAAGCTCGGCCCCATAGATCTTGACGCCATGATTATTGGCGCCGAGCCCTAACTTATGTATGGGCCCTCCctccctttctctcttcctctctctcgtgACAGGGCGCCCTCGCAGCCGCTGCCGCACCCGCCCGCCATCACGCCTGCGCCCGCGCACTCGCCCACgctcaccaccgccaccacgccTGCGGCCCACACCCGCCCGCCACCGCGACCGTGGCCGCTGCGCCCTGCCCTGCCGCGCCGTGGCTCACCCCGCTGAAAGGtcataatatggctagaggggggtgaatagcctatttaaaaatctacaaatcaactagagcaatttgattagtatgacaaatagcgtaatgcaaacttactctagctctacaagggttgcaagccacctatccaacaattctagttgcaatgattacttaggcacccaaacttgctatgtaactactcactaagagctctcaatcatgctactctaaagagctcaactagatgaatgtaaataattaagcaagctctcaattctaattacactaaagagcttgtatcaactagtttgtaagaatgtaaataggtgagtggggtgattataccgctgtatagggaatgaaccaatcacaagatgaagattaagataatcaccgggagaatgcaaatgacaagagacaaccgatttttcttccgaggttcacgtgcttgccaacacgctagtccccgttgtgtcgaccaacacttggtggtttgacgGCTAAgaagtgtttcacaaacctcgtccacacgataggacaccgcaagaactgacccacaagtgaggtaactcaatgacacgagcaatttactagagttacctttcggcactccgccgaggaaggtacaactccctcACAATCATTGGagacagccacgaacaatcaccaactcgtgtcaatcctccaccgctgcaccgagccgtctaggtggtggcaaccaccaagagtaacaagtgaaatccacaacgcaacacgaataccaagtgcctctagatgcaatcactcaagcaatgcacttgaattctctcccaatctcacaaagatgatgaatcaataatggagatgagtgggagggctttggctaagctcataaggttgctatgtcaataaaaatgtgcaagagttggagctacaactggccatggggcttaaatagaagcccctatggaatagagccgttataccctttcactaggcaaaacgtgctctgaccgaacgcttcggtcatactgaccggaccctagactcagcgtccggtccactgatttatgccacgtatcactctgagttaaaattgaaccgtcagatcacaacgactaagtgctgaccggacgctctggctaaactgaccggacgctggagcctcagcgtccggtcgagtaccgTAAGGGTCCAAAATCGTTTttcctcgatcggacgcgtccggtccacctcaaccggacacagcccagcgtccggtggtatacctgtcgatgttttaccaccgatagcctgccacgggggtacccggggcagtatgttcgggcttcggcgtatgctgaactcgatggttaacgcaagagacagtcgatttatcctggttcaggccctcgatcgtggatcgagtaataaccttacgtccagtcggcgttagcctttgcgttggattgattgcgatatgttgtgttgtacaattgtcgtctctTCGTCcaggagtcctgccctcctttatatagtcaggaggtcagagtcctagtcggtttataatgagagttactagtaggattactgaatagtactactactaggattacaagagaagaatcctagttagactagatcttctctttcctttgtggggtatcctgtgggtcccgtatcgacaagcccccgagcacttcatggttgagctctgaaagtctcgttttgctctttcaggtcttgatgagtagtaacaaatgtcatccgagtgctttctggagtgaaaccttgtagcgcttcttgggaccttcgagtggtgagtgcttttttgaagaaaaagtacatccatctggttgtagcccccgagcctcttgctatttggaataaggagctggaagatcttgtcttgaagttgctctgtttgttcgttgaagttttataaaaaagaactcgaatatggctcgttccgggttctttttgtcgtaatgtcttgaagtggtctatgttgaggaagtcttttggtgacgtgcgctttttcgaagaaaaagggcactcactgagtgtagccctcgagcctcttgctatttggaacaaaaagttggagggtcttgaatctttatgttgtttgaaaatttattttctgaagtagttcctgagagttgggttatgtcatcatctgagtagttATGCGGCATCTTTtcgaagcagccctttagtcttggattaaaccatcatccgagtagtttcgcagcgtgcagcctccgagcgtatatccttgTTGTTTTGTTCTGGAAGAACTCGGAtacgaggtcttggcgtattctttgatagtctgctgttgtcagaggtagttgtatggtggtggttgagtgtaaatgccttttgttcatgggttgtactgtgctggtatattcttccgaatatgctcgtcttcgagtactgttccctctcgcctgagtcatccattattgagtcctgtcttttcactgtgtcctttgttaggcttacttcgttggtactcctagtccatgtgcgccgctcctttgatctataaatactgtcccgaagtgcttgttttcatccattggacattctatttaaaccttcgtggtcatgaacatggtagtttgtgaagtagagcagcccccgggcatattttgtagttcctttgtgtcttgtcgtagttggaggaagtcttgtgatagggattagaggtaggctaatcccgcgacagcattgtgccaggatgtacgtggcggtagttggaggaagtcttgtgatgtgggcttcgttccttcatctggcagttctgggttgatcatcgtcgcctgtcttgagactatccggtgcagatcaacaccatatccagcatcacatcggtcttgggtagatagatgctcgccggccttctctactccatgttgtcctgccgtgctgccgatttccgccttggatgcactgtgtccgtcctttgaagaaaacagtgtagctgatggcggtttgtccttccgagtagcaatttgggacacgtagtcattccagagcctagccgtgtccgtgttcctctttgctactttgcttttcatggtaccaagttcgttgggtcttgtaagatttgtaatcttctatttttgaagccaCTTGTAATGGaatgaatcttgtcttctgagttgtcttttacttttctgctgtgatccctgttCATTCAtaagattaccgagttctttcttaaataaccgggttcctttgttccttgtgaggtagccctttatTTCTTCTTGGttcgacgagttgttcttgtagcgatctgataGCCCTGCCGTGGTgtcggacggataagtctgaaatctgcccgttggtttgtaccgttgtgtggatttgtgccctccgtcgttttagctgcgtcggtaaatggaccgttgcgttctcacactgtgttttaacgggccttgtgggccgtttttattactgaaaaatctatttaaagaccttttatcttcctttcccatgctgcctagctcttgcctttaaaccctagctttcagaaatccgccgccatcatcgtcgttgtcacccgagcaccatcatcctagcttcatcttccctagtgccttttttgcttctgccagttcatgggaaagaagaaaactgcaagca
It encodes:
- the LOC136471716 gene encoding leucine-rich repeat receptor-like serine/threonine-protein kinase BAM1, encoding MRLLPLLLLLAVAAGAAGAAGSGTDTDADALLAAKAALSDPTGALASWDAASSDHCAWAGVTCAPRGSGGVVVGLDVSGLNLSGALPPALSRLRGLQRLSVAANGFYGPIPPSLARLQLLVHLNLSNNAFNGSFPPALARLRALRVLDLYNNNLTSATLPLEVTHMTMLRHLHLGGNFFSGEIPPEYGRWPRLQYLAVSGNELSGKIPPELGNLTSLRELYIGYYNSYTGGFPPELGNLTELVRIDAANCGLSGEIPPELGRLQNLDTLFLQVNGLTGSIPSELGYLKSLSSLDLSNNALTGEIPASFSELKNLTLLNLFRNKLRGDIPDFVGDLPSLEVLQLWENNFTGGVPRSLGRNGRLQLLDLSSNKITGTLPPELCAGGNLQTLIALGNFLFGAIPDSLGQCKSLSRVRLGENYLNGSIPKGLFELPKLTQVELQDNLLTGNFPAVIGAAAPNLGEISLSNNQLTGALPASLGNFSGVQKLLLDQNAFSGAIPPEIGRLQQLSKADLSSNKFEGGVPPEIGKCRLLTYLDMSQNNISGKIPPAISGMRILNYLNLSRNHLDGEIPPSIATMQSLTAVDFSYNNLSGLVPGTGQFSYFNATSFVGNPALCGPYLGPCSAGIAGADHTAHGHGGLSNTVKLLIVLGLLICSIAFAAAAILKARSLKKASEARVWKLTAFQRLDFTSDDVLDCLKEENIIGKGGAGIVYKGAMPNGELVAVKRLPAMGRGSSHDHGFSAEIQTLGRIRHRHIVRLLGFCSNNETNLLVYEYMPNGSLGEMLHGKKGGHLHWDTRYSIAIEAAKGLCYLHHDCSPLILHRDVKSNNILLDSNFEAHVADFGLAKFLQDSGASECMSAIAGSYGYIAPEYAYTLKVDEKSDVYSFGVVLLELVTGRKPVGEFGDGVDIVQWAKMMTDSSKEQVMKILDPRLSTVPLHEVMHVFYVALLCTEEQSVQRPTMREVVQILSELPKPSTKQGEEVPNSGDGSASSPLHPAPVGTNEAPTVEARDQQQQTSSPSSPPPDLISI